From Penicillium psychrofluorescens genome assembly, chromosome: 6, one genomic window encodes:
- a CDS encoding uncharacterized protein (ID:PFLUO_009048-T1.cds;~source:funannotate), which translates to MSSMSRLLPRRESLARTAGVIRNTSYARASSARLIPLPTNPQAATNRISPFSTSTRLSCSSHNKPNNNSPASTDKYAAGLNLNKNWAAQTARDHPDLFPTLAKGQSPQILWIGCSDSRCPETTMLGLQPGDVFVHRNIANILHPGDLSSAAVIEFAVHHLRVQHVVLCGHTSCGGVAAALGNKQLGVLDPWLLPLRQVRERNLDLLQSLPADEAAQKLVELNVREGLTVIKQKSVVLTAMQERGLQVHGLIYDVGSGVLSELDSQDTDETIKARLAAFMTEN; encoded by the coding sequence atGAGCAGCATGTCCAGACTGCTCCCGCGGCGGGAGTCCCTCGCGCGCACAGCAGGGGTCATTCGCAATACTTCATACGCACGGGCCTCTTCTGCGCGACTCATTCCACTCCCCACGAACCCCCAAGCCGCAACGAACCGCATCTCCCCTTTCTCGACCAGCACACGTCTCTCTTGCTCTAGCCACAACAAGCCTAATAATAACTCTCCCGCCTCCACAGACAAGTATGCCGCAGGTCTCAACCTGAACAAAAACTGGGCCGCGCAAACCGCGCGCGACCACCCAGACCTCTTCCCCACGCTCGCAAAAGGCCAGTCGCCCCAGATCCTATGGATCGGATGCTCCGACTCGCGCTGCCCGGAGACAACCATGCTGGGCCTGCAGCCCGGCGACGTGTTCGTGCACCGCAACATCGCCAACATCCTGCACCCGGGTGACCTcagctccgccgccgtgATCGAGTTCGCTGTGCACCACCTGCGCGTCCAGCACGTCGTGCTCTGCGGCCACACGTCCTGCGGCGGCGTCGCGGCTGCGCTGGGGAATAAGCAGCTCGGTGTGCTAGACCCGTGGCTTCTGCCGCTGCGCCAGGTGCGCGAGCGAAACTTGGATCTCTTGCAGTCTCTTCCTGCCGATGAGGCTGCGCAGAAGCTCGTCGAGCTGAATGTTCGCGAGGGCTTGACTGTCATCAAGCAGAAGAGTGTCGTTTTGACCGCTATGCAGGAGCGCGGACTGCAGGTTCATGGCCTGATCTATGACGTTGGCTCCGGCGTCCTAAGCGAATTGGATTCCCAGGACACGGATGAGACTATCAAGGCTCGTCTGGCGGCTTTCATGACGGAAAATTAG